One Gordonia sp. SID5947 genomic region harbors:
- a CDS encoding S9 family peptidase, with translation MMVKSDVTAPVAKKVPSERVHHGDTFVDDYEWLRDKEDPEVIAYLEAQNAFTESHTAQLDGLRKQIFGEIKSRTQETDMSVPSRRGRYWYYARTEEGKQYAIRCRCPISADDDWTPPEVVADAALPGEEILLDANVEAEGHDFFSLGALSVSDDGDWLAYSTDTVGDERYLLRFKNLRTGELLDDQIADTAGGAVWSSDAQHVFYQTVDEAWRPDTVWRHDMGAGSDDVRVFHEPDERFWVGMGSTRSDKYLMIGVGSKITSEVYVLPADDPTGEFRSVAPRVEGVEYSVEHAVIAGEDHYVIVHNDIRDGVKAENFAIDIAPVDDPSARRELIAHDPERRIEDLDAFRDYLVLSYRYAALPKLAIADLRDIDGIPDAADFHEVVFDQELSSAGLGGNPEWVTPKLRIGYASFIEPTELLDLDVATGERTLLKRQPVLGGYDAADYVQSREWATAADGTKIPLSIVRRKGVDENRPAPLLLYGYGSYEMSIDPSFSVSRLSMLDRGVVFVLAHIRGGGEMGRYWYDNGKTLTKKNTFTDFVDAARYLVDEGWTTPKQMVAEGGSAGGLLMGAVANLAPELFNGILASVPFVDALTSILDPSLPLTVIEWDEWGDPLHDPDVYAYMKTYSPYENVGAKAYPPILALTSLNDTRVLFTEAAKWVARLQELSTSDNLVLLKTEMSAGHGGVSGRYKQWEEVAFELAWILQQTGAFVPSAD, from the coding sequence ATGATGGTGAAGTCCGACGTCACCGCCCCGGTGGCCAAAAAGGTACCGAGCGAACGTGTGCACCATGGTGACACCTTCGTCGACGATTACGAATGGCTCCGGGACAAGGAAGATCCCGAGGTCATCGCCTACCTCGAGGCGCAGAATGCGTTCACCGAGTCGCACACCGCGCAGCTCGACGGATTGCGTAAACAGATCTTCGGCGAGATCAAGAGTCGCACACAGGAAACCGACATGTCGGTGCCGAGTCGTCGTGGCCGCTACTGGTACTACGCCCGAACCGAAGAGGGCAAGCAGTACGCGATCCGATGCCGGTGCCCGATCTCGGCCGACGACGACTGGACCCCGCCGGAGGTGGTCGCGGATGCGGCGCTTCCCGGTGAGGAGATACTTCTCGACGCCAACGTCGAGGCCGAGGGCCACGACTTCTTCAGTCTCGGGGCACTCTCCGTCAGCGACGACGGTGACTGGCTGGCATACAGCACCGATACCGTCGGCGACGAACGATACCTCTTGCGGTTCAAGAACCTTCGTACCGGCGAGCTCCTCGACGACCAGATCGCCGATACCGCGGGCGGCGCGGTCTGGTCGTCGGATGCCCAGCATGTCTTCTATCAGACTGTCGACGAGGCGTGGCGTCCGGACACGGTGTGGCGCCACGACATGGGCGCGGGTTCTGACGACGTCCGGGTCTTCCACGAGCCGGACGAACGGTTCTGGGTGGGTATGGGTTCCACGCGAAGCGACAAGTACCTGATGATCGGCGTGGGTTCCAAGATCACCTCCGAGGTGTACGTGCTGCCCGCCGACGATCCGACCGGAGAGTTCCGCAGTGTCGCACCGCGGGTCGAGGGAGTCGAGTACAGCGTCGAGCATGCCGTGATCGCCGGTGAAGACCACTACGTGATCGTCCACAACGACATTCGAGACGGGGTGAAGGCAGAGAACTTCGCCATCGACATCGCGCCGGTCGACGACCCGTCTGCCCGGCGCGAGCTGATAGCGCACGATCCGGAGCGACGGATCGAGGATCTCGACGCGTTCCGCGACTACCTGGTGCTGTCGTACCGATACGCGGCACTTCCGAAGCTGGCCATCGCCGATCTACGCGACATCGACGGAATCCCGGATGCCGCAGACTTCCACGAGGTCGTGTTCGATCAGGAGCTCTCTTCTGCTGGACTCGGCGGCAACCCGGAATGGGTCACCCCGAAATTGCGTATCGGCTACGCGAGCTTCATCGAGCCGACCGAGTTGCTCGATCTCGACGTGGCCACCGGGGAACGGACCCTGTTGAAGCGGCAGCCGGTTCTCGGCGGTTACGACGCGGCAGATTACGTGCAGTCGCGCGAGTGGGCGACCGCGGCCGACGGGACGAAGATCCCGCTGTCGATCGTGCGGCGCAAGGGCGTCGACGAGAACCGGCCGGCGCCGTTGCTGCTGTACGGCTACGGGTCGTACGAGATGAGCATCGATCCGTCGTTTTCGGTGTCCCGGCTGTCGATGCTCGACCGCGGTGTCGTGTTCGTCCTCGCGCACATCCGCGGGGGCGGCGAGATGGGTCGCTATTGGTACGACAACGGCAAGACGCTCACCAAGAAGAACACCTTCACCGACTTCGTCGATGCGGCACGGTATCTGGTCGACGAGGGTTGGACCACGCCGAAACAGATGGTGGCCGAGGGTGGTTCGGCAGGCGGCCTCCTGATGGGGGCGGTCGCGAACCTGGCACCGGAGCTCTTCAACGGCATTCTCGCATCGGTGCCGTTCGTCGACGCGCTGACGTCGATTCTCGACCCCTCACTACCTCTCACGGTGATCGAATGGGACGAGTGGGGAGATCCGCTCCACGACCCGGATGTCTACGCCTACATGAAGACCTATTCGCCGTACGAGAACGTCGGTGCCAAGGCGTATCCGCCGATCCTGGCCCTCACCTCGCTGAACGACACCCGGGTGCTGTTCACCGAGGCGGCGAAATGGGTTGCCCGTCTTCAGGAATTGAGCACCTCCGACAACCTGGTGTTGCTCAAGACCGAGATGTCGGCAGGCCATGGTGGCGTCAGCGGCCGGTACAAGCAGTGGGAAGAGGTCGCCTTCGAGTTGGCGTGGATCCTCCAGCAGACGGGCGCTTTCGTCCCGTCGGCGGACTAG